The stretch of DNA GGCTACCCTGGTAGAACCTACAAGTTCTTTAATGGCACTTCCCTCTACCCATTCGGCCATGGAATGAGCTACACCCAGTTTAGCTACAGCAGGAAGAACGATTCCGGTATCTTCCTCCCCATCAAGGTGGACAACCATCACCTGTGCAAGCTGCCCTCCGACAAGGCTAATGCCACAGTGGATTCTCATTGTCCATCGATAAGCGTCGACGCGTTGGGGTGCAAGGAAGAGATGAGCTTCGAGGTGGACGTGACCAACGTCGGCAAGGTCGACGGAGACGATGTCGTGCTGGTCTACTCGAAGCCCCCGAAAGGAGTTGCAGACGCGCCACTGAAGCAACTGGTGGCGTTCCAGAGAGTGTATGTCGAGTCCGGGAAGACGAGCAGTGTGAAGTTTAGCCTAAATGCCTGCAAGGCGTTGAACTTGGTGGAGAAGACGGCATATGTTGTTCTGCACTCCGGCGAGCATGCCATCGTGGTAGGAGATGGTGACTCAGCTGTCTCCTTCCCGGTCGAGATTGAGCTCCAGCTTTAGCTAACATTTGAGCGTGTTTGATTAGATTGTGGTTTGGATTTGTTTGATGGGAGGCTCAGAGATTTAGATTTCTCTTATGAGGATTATCAACCTATTGTTGAATGGGATGACTTCGATTATTCTACCTTTGTGCGTGCTTTAATTGAACAGATCGAATGCCGAGAATGATTATTGTCTGCTTAGAATGCAGAATGCAAACGCATCTTAAGTAGCTAAAATTGAACTGAAATTTGTTTATATGCAGAATTtgatatgaatcaaatctctcatTCTTCGTCATCTTTTTCTGTAAAGGCTTCAATCCATCGTCATCTGGAGAAATGGCATGCCTTTCTTCCCCTATAAATCTCATCTTTTCCGTAAAGACTTCAGTCCATCGTCATCCTGAGCGGAAAGGGGTTACCTTTACTACCTCGTTCTTATCACTGACGCAGCCCTTTTCCTCTTGTCGTGTCATCTGCAAATCTTTCAGAGGTTTATGCATACTTCTTCGCAATTGCTAATGCATAACCAAATCGCACTCGTTAGATTTTCATCTAATGCGGATCTGATGAGCTCATTCTAAAGTGAAATGGATATGGATGGAGATAAATAGCGGCTTGGGAGCAAAAGGACATGAGCACAAGAAATAGTCAATCCAAGCATCTTTTGGATGAACAAAATTTTGACTTCCTGTTGACTGCATCATAGAAAGTGTttgtaaaagaaagaaagaagcaccGAATTGGATGCTTCCTTTGGACAATAATATAACAAGGCAAAAGAAGCCTTAGTACAATGATGAAAATTTTCATTTGTGATTTATATCATTCTATTTATATGAGTAAAAATTATGAATATTGACCTTTTATTGTTTAAAAGTCAACTTACAAAACAAACTATTGTTACCTCCCacaaataaataagaaaattgtGATGATGTATGGTGAGAAGTACTTGAAAGAATATTGTGATTAGCCATATTGCATGGCTTCTTTTAATGGaagacataaaaaggaaaaaaaagaaaagaaaagcaagagAGGAGTACCAGTGGGCAGAAGAAATGACAGAGAAATAAAAAGAGATCTGATAGATTCCTTGGGAGGTGGAGAACAGTGTCACCATTCTTTTCCTGCCCCACTCTTGTCACATCCTGGTTTTTGAGTTATTATATGCTATGGTTTTCCCAGTGGTTTCACCTTTGCTCTGGTTTGGTCTGTGTATGCTTTAAGCTTTATGAcaccctttcttttcttttcctccatCTCCAGCCTTCTCCTCCTCTACAAAACACTCTCCCCACCTCAGTTTGGCCCTCCCTCATCTCCCTTTCCATAATGCCCTCTTCAACCCCATTTTCTTGTAGAGATCAgctagaaaaagagaaaagaataatTCTGCTCTTCCAAATACCCTAATGGCTGGAGGTGTTTTAGCTAAGAGCTGCTTCTTCACCATCCTTCTTGGACTCCACACTGTTTGCTCTTCAGGTCAGTGCCCCTCCTCTCTTCCATCATCTTCAAATTCCAGTGCTTTAGTACAAGGCATCATATGCAGCCAGTTGAGCTGCTCATTAGCCATAGCTGACAGTCTCTAACAATTTCAAGTGTAGATGAGACTGAAAAATATTAATTGGTATACAGATTTTTCCCTCTTGGTTGCAAGAATGTGTGTGCCCTAGTAAGGAAGGAGAAGAAAGGTACCATTTGTAAGATTGCTAGCATAAGCGGCTCATCATTAGCCATAGTTGAGAGTCTCTGAGAGTTTAAAGTGCAGATTAACACTGAAAATTAACTAATGTTGCATAGATTATTCCCCTTTTGGATCCAGGAATATATGTGGACAGTTTGGAAGGAGAAGAAAGGTGCCATTTTTAAGATTGATTGCATAAGCTGCTCATTAGCCATAGCTGACTGTGTGTGAGAATTTCATGTGTAGATGAACACTGAAAAACAACTGTCATCGAACAGATTCTTATTCTTTATGGGCCCAAGAATATATGTGTGTGGACTGGTTAGAAAGGGGAAGAAAGGCATCATTTGTAAGGTTACATGCACATCTATTTCCATTATTTAGACCATTGTCCTTGTCATTGATTggttcttctttttccttttgatttgTGAAGAAATGTTTGATCCTGATGAACCATACGTTGTCCCTGTTCTTGTCCTTCAGGAACCTTGGTGGGGTTCTCCTATGATGCAAGGGAAGAGAGCACTGCCCCTTGGTCGACCAAAGGGGCACTGTTTAAGATACTCGTGGCAAACAAGGGAGACTACATCTCCATGCATCTTTGTGTAAACCAATTCGAAGAGAAGAAACTACTCAAATTGAAAGTCACAGCAAGCTCATGGCTTAAAACTCATATCTTAGGGGCTCTCCCAAAGCTGAACATCGATAGCATTATGGTAAGCATCAGTGGACACCATTCACTCCTTTCCACCTTGGCCTCAATCAATGCTTCTCGCAAGACCTTTGGTGTTGAGAGTAGTATGAGGATCTCAGTCATGTTCTCCCTCTCAAACCTCAAGACCTTGCACAGGACACATCCTAAGACCCTTCACAGGCTGATGCATATTTTGAAGAATTTGGAGTCTCCTATAGTAGTAGAAGCTCTCGTAGATGGAGAGCAGAGCTCAGGAGAGGACTTTGTTCAATCGACTATCGAGAGGGCTTTCTCTGCTTGCACTGATTTGGCTTACCTTGATGTCCCTATCATTCTAATTGTGAGAAGCTCTGTAACCCCTAGTGAAGTTGAAATAGGTAAATTTTTTGATACAgtgatgaagatcttcaagaatGATTCTGTGCGAAGAAGGATTGTCGGGCTATTCATTGGCATATCGCATCTTAGGCAACATGGACAGAAGACATTAGATTGGCAAGAGCAACTGTTCCCTCCCTTGCATAGAGAACTCCTGAACCATGGCCGAGAACTTGTCACTGCACCCAAAGTGACACTCCATGATACCTTAAATCCCATAACAAATCCTTTCACATCACCGATTACAATCCCTTCCACAAACCCAACACCTGCAGTAGTCACTGTACCTTCCACCAATCCGATCACAGTTTTCCCCACAAATCCAACCATGTCACCGGTCACCATTCCACCTATGAATCCAGTAAGCACACCAATCACAGTCCCTGCAACAAATCCTTTCCTAACTCCAGCAACGACACCGGTAGTGCCTGTGACAAATCCTACTACAACACCAGTAACATACCCTATGAACCCTCCTATGACCAACCCTGTAAGTACCTATCCATTTACACCACCGGTGAGTACACCTTCTATAACACCACCAGTCACTGTGCCAAGCACAGTCCCCATCACACCAGCAGTAACAGGGCAGACATGGTGTGTGGCCAAGACCGGAACCACGGATGCCGCACTCCAGCTTGCACTGGATTATGCTTGTGGAATTGGAGGTGCGGACTGCACAGCAATTCAGTCAACAGGAAGCTGCTTCAATCCAGATAGCCTTCAGGCTCATGCTTCATATGCCTTTAACAGCTACTATCAGAAGAATCCTGTGGGAACAAGCTGTGATTTTGGAGGAACAGCCATGCTGGTCACTGTTAATCCAAGTAAGACTTATTTTCGATTTCATTATAGTATCATAGAGATGTAGTTGAAAAACTATGACATGTAAAAGGTCAGCTAACTTGATAGAACAGTAATTACTGGTTTAAGGTAATTAAAGTAGTGTAAATTGATAGAAAGATCAGCCAACCTTATTTCTTATGGAAGTGGCTAATGCAGTCATATAAATATCTTGGCAGGCTCAGCAACTTGCATttatccatcatcatcatcatcgtcatcaaggTATAGACTCAACTTTTAGATTATGTTCTTCATCTTTAGAGTTACGAATCCTGGCTCACCATGATCGATGCATCTTCATTTAATGTGCAGTTCTATTCCTAGTTACAATCCTGCATCCAGCAGCTCAGGTTCAAccccaggttcaggttcaggttcatctGTGCTGAATGCGAACAACCCCGCTGGCTCCAATTCCGTATTTGGTTCAAACAACCCAACAGGCACTGTCAGCAGTGCACTCTGTCTAACTGTTACTTGGACCTTCTTACTGGTTTTGCTTACGGTAACCTGTATCAGTCACACCATCGTGTAGATTTCTAGTTTCAGCCCTTCAGTAGCTGCTGTATGCATATGTCTGATCGAAGCTTAGAGATCAGTTAGGAAGTTCATTGTGCATAGGAACTGAGTAGTTCATTATGACTTAAAAATAGTACTTGTTGATTTGTTTGGATTCTGTATAGCATTTCACTTCCAAGTAAGCCTGGAGAACATGTCCAATCTCAAAATGGTAAGGAATTGCAGTAGTGGAGCATGGCATGGAACCTACAGATTCAAATCCAAGTTTAGTGTATTGCATTATCTCTCTGATCACCGAATGGGAGAGACAAAACAAGTTTAATTTAGTTCTCTAATTTCGTGGGCCTTTTCACCGGTGGAAACATATCAAGGTTTAGCTGAGCTATTACCAGATGCTTCTCCATGTAGGGCAAGGAGTATCTAAAACCACAAACCCGAGCTTTCTCTGAGAATGTAAAatgaagggaaagagaaaaagaaaaagattcagaAAACAGGGGATTTAGGAACTGAGATGACTGCATGAATGCAACCAAAAATGTTAATATGCTAACTTTCTTAGAAAATTCTCCATCCATCAAAAATCCAATGCATTTCAGTTTAATAGAACCTGCGGCATGTTTCCAGGTGTTCTTATAGCCTAAAGCATAAGAGCCTTCTTAATGCATCCAAAGCACAAAGAAGAAGTAGCAACTGCAGCAAAAGTTCCAgcagctttgtgtcaataaattggaTGAAGACCTATGACTATGGCGAGGCGATTTAACACCATGAGTCTTACTTTTTGGAAGAACTTTGAGAGAGTTATCGAGTTTTGTACAAATGACGAGCCATAAatctcatcttcttttttttttttcgttattGAGTTTTGTACAAAACAATGTTTTTAAACGAGCCAGAAACATACAACTAActgtttatttataattttta from Musa acuminata AAA Group cultivar baxijiao chromosome BXJ2-11, Cavendish_Baxijiao_AAA, whole genome shotgun sequence encodes:
- the LOC135626363 gene encoding uncharacterized protein LOC135626363 isoform X1 gives rise to the protein MAGGVLAKSCFFTILLGLHTVCSSGTLVGFSYDAREESTAPWSTKGALFKILVANKGDYISMHLCVNQFEEKKLLKLKVTASSWLKTHILGALPKLNIDSIMVSISGHHSLLSTLASINASRKTFGVESSMRISVMFSLSNLKTLHRTHPKTLHRLMHILKNLESPIVVEALVDGEQSSGEDFVQSTIERAFSACTDLAYLDVPIILIVRSSVTPSEVEIGKFFDTVMKIFKNDSVRRRIVGLFIGISHLRQHGQKTLDWQEQLFPPLHRELLNHGRELVTAPKVTLHDTLNPITNPFTSPITIPSTNPTPAVVTVPSTNPITVFPTNPTMSPVTIPPMNPVSTPITVPATNPFLTPATTPVVPVTNPTTTPVTYPMNPPMTNPVSTYPFTPPVSTPSITPPVTVPSTVPITPAVTGQTWCVAKTGTTDAALQLALDYACGIGGADCTAIQSTGSCFNPDSLQAHASYAFNSYYQKNPVGTSCDFGGTAMLVTVNPSSATCIYPSSSSSSSSSIPSYNPASSSSGSTPGSGSGSSVLNANNPAGSNSVFGSNNPTGTVSSALCLTVTWTFLLVLLTVTCISHTIV
- the LOC135626363 gene encoding uncharacterized protein LOC135626363 isoform X3 translates to MAGGVLAKSCFFTILLGLHTVCSSVMKIFKNDSVRRRIVGLFIGISHLRQHGQKTLDWQEQLFPPLHRELLNHGRELVTAPKVTLHDTLNPITNPFTSPITIPSTNPTPAVVTVPSTNPITVFPTNPTMSPVTIPPMNPVSTPITVPATNPFLTPATTPVVPVTNPTTTPVTYPMNPPMTNPVSTYPFTPPVSTPSITPPVTVPSTVPITPAVTGQTWCVAKTGTTDAALQLALDYACGIGGADCTAIQSTGSCFNPDSLQAHASYAFNSYYQKNPVGTSCDFGGTAMLVTVNPSSATCIYPSSSSSSSSSIPSYNPASSSSGSTPGSGSGSSVLNANNPAGSNSVFGSNNPTGTVSSALCLTVTWTFLLVLLTVTCISHTIV
- the LOC135626363 gene encoding glucan endo-1,3-beta-glucosidase 3-like isoform X2, which encodes MHLCVNQFEEKKLLKLKVTASSWLKTHILGALPKLNIDSIMVSISGHHSLLSTLASINASRKTFGVESSMRISVMFSLSNLKTLHRTHPKTLHRLMHILKNLESPIVVEALVDGEQSSGEDFVQSTIERAFSACTDLAYLDVPIILIVRSSVTPSEVEIGKFFDTVMKIFKNDSVRRRIVGLFIGISHLRQHGQKTLDWQEQLFPPLHRELLNHGRELVTAPKVTLHDTLNPITNPFTSPITIPSTNPTPAVVTVPSTNPITVFPTNPTMSPVTIPPMNPVSTPITVPATNPFLTPATTPVVPVTNPTTTPVTYPMNPPMTNPVSTYPFTPPVSTPSITPPVTVPSTVPITPAVTGQTWCVAKTGTTDAALQLALDYACGIGGADCTAIQSTGSCFNPDSLQAHASYAFNSYYQKNPVGTSCDFGGTAMLVTVNPSSATCIYPSSSSSSSSSIPSYNPASSSSGSTPGSGSGSSVLNANNPAGSNSVFGSNNPTGTVSSALCLTVTWTFLLVLLTVTCISHTIV